A window of the Streptomyces griseochromogenes genome harbors these coding sequences:
- a CDS encoding MarR family winged helix-turn-helix transcriptional regulator, with product MTATQTPAPEADWLRLDRQICFSLHAASRAFNGVYRVILKDLGLTYPQYLVMLVLWEQGDLPVKKLGEHLRLDSGTLSPLVKRLEGAGLVRRERSLEDERSVQVRLTEEGAALRERALQVPRRILAATGFDPAEIGELRERLDRLTTALDAAALEEA from the coding sequence ATGACCGCCACCCAGACCCCTGCCCCCGAGGCGGACTGGCTCCGTCTGGACCGCCAGATCTGCTTCTCGCTGCACGCCGCGTCCCGCGCCTTCAACGGCGTCTACCGCGTGATCCTCAAGGACCTCGGGCTCACCTATCCGCAGTACCTGGTGATGCTGGTGCTGTGGGAGCAGGGCGACCTGCCGGTCAAGAAGCTGGGCGAGCATCTGCGCCTCGACTCCGGCACGCTCTCCCCGCTGGTCAAGCGGCTGGAGGGAGCCGGTCTCGTCCGGCGCGAACGCAGCCTGGAGGACGAGCGTTCGGTGCAGGTGCGGCTCACCGAGGAGGGCGCGGCGCTGCGCGAGCGGGCCCTGCAGGTGCCGCGCCGCATCCTGGCGGCGACGGGCTTCGACCCGGCCGAGATCGGCGAGCTGCGCGAACGCCTGGACCGGCTCACGACCGCCCTGGACGCGGCGGCCCTGGAAGAGGCGTAG